The Variovorax paradoxus genome window below encodes:
- a CDS encoding 2-dehydropantoate 2-reductase translates to MTRICIVGAGAVGGYVGAHLARAGVDTTLVDAWPEHVEAMRRDGLRVSGMNGMDGAGAVHAKVRALHVGEVAQLAREAAFDVAFIAVKSYDTAWATQLILPLLAPTGCVVSLQNGINEDSIAAIAGWERTLGCSVSALAAELVAPARIVRNSPLGDEKKWGMRVGELHGRVTPRAEAISALLAHGDTSRVTTNLWGERWSKLTINAMRNGVCALTGLSGKQRDMNEVARELTIRLGSSSIRVGRALGLALEPVGGLDLDLLARAEEDAAARDAITRMILEVANSRSDGQRPSMGQDIQKGRRTETEYINGLVARRGEEVGVDVRYHRRVNEIIGRIERGELVPSPDLLADVMA, encoded by the coding sequence ATGACGCGGATATGCATCGTGGGCGCGGGGGCCGTGGGCGGCTATGTGGGCGCGCACCTGGCCAGGGCGGGGGTCGATACCACGCTGGTGGACGCCTGGCCCGAACACGTGGAGGCCATGCGGCGCGATGGCCTGCGCGTGAGCGGAATGAACGGCATGGACGGCGCGGGCGCGGTGCATGCGAAGGTGCGCGCGCTGCACGTGGGCGAGGTGGCGCAGCTCGCGCGCGAGGCGGCCTTCGACGTCGCCTTCATCGCCGTGAAGTCCTACGACACGGCCTGGGCCACGCAGCTGATACTGCCGCTGCTGGCGCCCACGGGCTGCGTGGTGTCGCTGCAGAACGGCATCAACGAGGACAGCATCGCGGCCATCGCCGGCTGGGAACGCACGCTGGGCTGCTCGGTGAGCGCGCTGGCGGCGGAGCTGGTGGCGCCGGCCCGCATCGTGCGCAACTCGCCGCTGGGCGACGAGAAGAAATGGGGCATGCGCGTGGGCGAGCTGCACGGGCGCGTAACGCCGCGCGCCGAAGCGATCTCGGCGCTGCTCGCGCATGGCGACACCAGCCGGGTCACGACCAACCTCTGGGGCGAGCGCTGGTCCAAGCTCACGATCAACGCGATGCGCAACGGCGTGTGCGCGCTCACGGGCCTGAGCGGCAAGCAGCGCGACATGAACGAGGTGGCGCGCGAACTCACGATCCGGCTCGGCAGCTCGAGCATCCGCGTGGGCCGCGCGCTGGGCCTCGCGCTCGAGCCGGTGGGCGGGCTCGACCTCGACCTGCTGGCGCGCGCGGAGGAAGACGCCGCGGCGCGCGACGCGATCACGCGCATGATCCTCGAGGTGGCGAACTCGCGCAGCGACGGCCAGCGGCCTTCGATGGGCCAGGACATCCAGAAGGGCCGGCGCACCGAGACCGAGTACATCAACGGCCTGGTGGCGCGGCGCGGCGAGGAGGTCGGGGTGGACGTGCGCTACCACCGGCGCGTGAACGAGATCATCGGGCGCATCGAGCGCGGCGAGCTGGTGCCGAGCCCGGATCTGCTGGCGGACGTCATGGCCTGA
- a CDS encoding PaaI family thioesterase: protein MSEPKQLAHARAVLQAQPFSVLLGTEILAFSPVLTELRLALRPELKQQHGFAHGGVLSYLADNALTFAGGSALSDAVVTAEYKINYLRPAQGDTLLARARVLHGGKRQAVCACEIFALDADGGEKLVAVAQGTISAMGERPAT, encoded by the coding sequence ATGAGCGAGCCCAAGCAACTGGCCCATGCACGCGCGGTGCTTCAGGCCCAGCCCTTCAGCGTGCTGCTGGGCACCGAGATCCTGGCCTTCAGCCCCGTGCTCACCGAACTGCGCCTCGCGCTGCGGCCCGAGCTCAAGCAGCAGCACGGCTTCGCCCATGGTGGCGTGCTCAGCTACCTGGCCGACAACGCGCTGACTTTCGCGGGCGGCAGCGCGCTGTCCGATGCGGTCGTCACCGCCGAGTACAAGATCAACTATCTGCGCCCCGCGCAGGGCGACACGCTGCTCGCGCGCGCCCGCGTGCTGCACGGCGGCAAGCGGCAGGCCGTCTGTGCCTGCGAGATCTTCGCGCTCGATGCCGACGGCGGCGAGAAGCTGGTGGCCGTCGCGCAAGGCACGATCTCCGCGATGGGCGAGCGGCCGGCCACGTGA
- a CDS encoding zinc ribbon domain-containing protein — MGVAATSPDASDTPRTVACPYCAEPIAEQALACRHCGRDLFFFAPLRRELEALSRRVAELEGALSASRSAAAAAAAAAAAAAAPAAPVLPAPEAAEPAIPPTPAQPQRPGIGSVLLFLVLPVLCLVAMHAVTIVLLDLNELYLRVASVILPLGLGMLFVALFRVRLPYQLLMAVAIAVLSVLGMAAVIAYADDVPLMPRGAREWREILYYVTSIAFSHITGIFTGLLVFHRRNRGIDRLSHRLASALTDGSPAPGKAQRLRQYTERIRDFITLVTPIVTAIVSVVTGVVTLLKK, encoded by the coding sequence ATGGGCGTTGCTGCCACCTCGCCGGACGCATCGGATACGCCGCGCACCGTCGCCTGTCCCTACTGTGCCGAGCCCATCGCCGAGCAGGCGCTGGCATGCCGGCATTGCGGGCGCGACCTGTTCTTCTTCGCGCCGCTGCGGCGCGAGCTCGAGGCGCTGTCGCGGCGGGTCGCGGAACTCGAGGGTGCGCTGAGCGCATCGCGCAGCGCCGCTGCCGCTGCCGCTGCCGCTGCCGCTGCCGCTGCCGCGCCGGCCGCGCCGGTGCTCCCGGCACCGGAAGCGGCCGAGCCCGCGATCCCGCCAACCCCGGCACAACCCCAGCGCCCCGGCATCGGCTCGGTGCTGCTGTTCCTCGTGCTGCCCGTGCTGTGCCTGGTCGCGATGCATGCCGTGACCATCGTGCTGCTCGACCTCAACGAGCTGTACCTGCGCGTGGCGTCCGTGATCCTGCCGCTGGGCCTGGGCATGCTGTTCGTCGCGCTGTTCAGGGTGCGGCTGCCCTACCAGCTGCTGATGGCCGTGGCCATCGCCGTGCTGTCGGTGCTCGGCATGGCGGCCGTCATCGCCTATGCCGACGACGTGCCGCTGATGCCGCGGGGCGCGCGCGAATGGCGCGAGATCCTCTATTACGTGACGAGCATCGCGTTCAGCCACATCACCGGCATCTTCACCGGCCTGCTGGTGTTCCATCGCCGCAACCGCGGCATCGACCGGCTCTCGCACCGCCTCGCGAGCGCGCTCACCGACGGTTCGCCGGCGCCAGGCAAGGCGCAGCGGCTGCGCCAGTACACCGAGCGCATCCGCGACTTCATCACGCTGGTCACGCCGATCGTGACGGCGATCGTGTCGGTGGTCACCGGCGTCGTGACCTTGCTCAAGAAGTAA
- a CDS encoding RidA family protein: protein MTHAPSSTLFHNPATLPPPVGYSHVVQSRGGRLIHVSGQAARDADGTLVGEGDFTAQLQQCFLNIQHALEAVGASMADLVKLNYFCDERVPQVALRSVVVVRDRFVNTQRPPASSFVVVKRLVRPEWLIEIEAVAHAAALEGSDA, encoded by the coding sequence ATGACCCATGCACCAAGCTCCACGCTGTTCCACAACCCCGCCACCCTGCCGCCACCGGTGGGTTACTCGCACGTGGTGCAGTCCCGGGGCGGCCGCCTCATCCACGTGTCGGGCCAGGCCGCGCGCGATGCCGATGGTACGCTGGTCGGCGAAGGCGACTTCACCGCGCAGCTGCAGCAGTGCTTCCTCAACATCCAGCATGCGCTCGAAGCGGTCGGCGCCTCGATGGCCGACCTCGTCAAGCTCAACTACTTCTGCGACGAGCGCGTGCCCCAGGTGGCCTTGCGCTCGGTGGTCGTCGTGCGCGACCGCTTCGTGAACACGCAGCGGCCGCCGGCCAGCAGCTTCGTCGTGGTCAAGCGCCTGGTGCGGCCCGAATGGCTGATCGAGATCGAGGCCGTGGCGCATGCCGCCGCGCTCGAAGGGAGCGACGCATGA
- a CDS encoding helix-turn-helix domain-containing protein: MSIALILRRTRLEHGISQLELAGRLDVSQRHVSFLESGRALPSRGLILAWMAELGVPVSVRNAALLQCGFALPQPDEDTQGAEASLVREAVRRTLEAHLPHPGLAFDADWKTVEQNRGARWLSSVVMPGLWRTAGGGGMGLDIITAIGHPQGLLSRARDPEATAAALLTQLRAETWSRPALAARVEWLARALERRYPGRMPERGRAVGVPYFSFVFDTEFGALSFEVMQSVFALPQDVTPASLRVEMWFPRDRATSEAMARHVPLAPALQVP; encoded by the coding sequence GTGAGCATCGCGCTGATCCTGCGTCGCACGCGCCTCGAGCATGGCATCAGCCAGCTTGAACTGGCGGGGCGCCTCGACGTCTCGCAGCGGCACGTCAGCTTTCTCGAGTCGGGCCGCGCGCTGCCGAGCCGCGGCCTGATCCTCGCGTGGATGGCCGAGCTGGGCGTGCCGGTGTCGGTGCGCAACGCCGCATTGCTGCAATGCGGCTTCGCGTTGCCGCAGCCCGACGAGGACACGCAGGGCGCCGAAGCCAGCCTCGTGCGCGAGGCCGTGCGCCGCACGCTCGAGGCACACCTGCCGCATCCGGGCCTGGCCTTCGATGCCGACTGGAAAACGGTGGAGCAGAACCGCGGCGCGCGCTGGCTGTCGTCGGTCGTGATGCCCGGGCTCTGGCGCACGGCCGGCGGCGGCGGCATGGGCCTGGACATTATCACGGCCATCGGCCACCCACAGGGCCTGCTGTCGCGTGCCCGTGATCCCGAGGCCACGGCCGCCGCGCTGCTCACGCAGCTGCGCGCCGAAACCTGGAGCCGCCCCGCGCTCGCCGCGCGCGTCGAATGGCTTGCGCGTGCGCTCGAGCGCCGCTACCCGGGCCGCATGCCCGAGCGCGGCCGCGCGGTCGGCGTGCCTTACTTCAGCTTCGTCTTCGACACCGAGTTCGGCGCGCTGTCCTTCGAGGTCATGCAGAGCGTGTTCGCGCTGCCGCAGGACGTGACGCCGGCCTCGCTGCGGGTCGAAATGTGGTTCCCGCGCGATCGCGCCACCTCCGAGGCGATGGCGCGTCACGTGCCCTTGGCGCCCGCGCTTCAGGTGCCGTAG
- a CDS encoding helix-turn-helix domain-containing protein, which translates to MDTDQPIIQDAFAATAPERPGTRSLGRAIKLMRVVASRPQFGWRLSDLAVACELDKATVHRMLACMVEERLVTQRAADRHYLPGPLMHELGLALPDHLLFQRRAEAMLEAFARRMRGIAVLLLRSGNEHVCSVRQGQLPLTGSVLYPGARRPLFTTAGGVAILQTLDAAQARAVLLDNVAQEVARCGSGRLAALQRMRERSDRHGFGVNLGDVVPGIHAFASPVRGADGEAFAALCLLGTPELYGEQHLAQLRGELEGAAAELGTEARGFNL; encoded by the coding sequence ATGGACACCGACCAGCCGATCATCCAGGACGCATTCGCCGCCACCGCCCCCGAACGCCCCGGCACGCGCAGCCTGGGCCGCGCGATCAAGCTGATGCGCGTGGTCGCGTCGCGGCCGCAATTCGGCTGGCGGCTGTCCGACCTGGCCGTGGCCTGCGAGCTCGACAAGGCGACCGTGCACCGCATGCTGGCCTGCATGGTCGAGGAGCGCCTGGTGACGCAGCGCGCGGCCGACCGGCACTACCTTCCGGGGCCGCTGATGCACGAACTGGGACTGGCGCTGCCCGACCACCTGCTGTTCCAGCGCCGCGCCGAGGCGATGCTCGAAGCCTTCGCGCGCCGCATGCGCGGCATCGCGGTGCTGCTGCTGCGCAGCGGCAACGAGCATGTGTGCAGCGTGCGCCAGGGCCAGCTTCCGCTGACCGGCTCGGTGCTCTATCCGGGTGCGCGCCGGCCGCTGTTCACCACGGCGGGCGGGGTCGCGATCCTGCAAACGCTGGACGCGGCGCAGGCGCGCGCGGTGCTGCTCGACAACGTGGCGCAGGAAGTGGCGCGCTGCGGCTCGGGGCGGCTCGCCGCGCTGCAGCGCATGCGCGAGCGCTCCGACCGGCACGGCTTCGGCGTGAACCTCGGCGACGTGGTGCCCGGCATCCATGCCTTTGCGTCGCCGGTGCGCGGTGCCGATGGCGAGGCCTTCGCCGCGCTGTGCCTGCTCGGCACGCCCGAGCTCTATGGCGAGCAGCACCTGGCGCAGCTGCGCGGCGAACTCGAGGGCGCGGCCGCCGAGCTGGGCACGGAGGCGCGCGGCTTCAATCTCTGA
- a CDS encoding nuclear transport factor 2 family protein gives MPTAETLEKFIARVESNFHAEALAEFYTENSSMQENQSPPRVGLAANIARERATLARASAVRSQCVRPAFVQGDHVAIRWLFEFDWLDGSSSRIEEIAWQRWSGERIASEQFFYDPAQMAPKKPAP, from the coding sequence ATGCCCACAGCAGAGACCCTCGAGAAATTCATCGCCCGCGTGGAGTCCAACTTCCACGCCGAAGCCCTCGCCGAGTTCTATACCGAGAACTCGTCCATGCAGGAGAACCAGTCGCCCCCGCGCGTGGGCCTGGCCGCCAACATCGCGCGCGAGCGCGCCACGCTAGCCCGCGCCTCCGCGGTTCGCTCGCAGTGCGTGCGGCCGGCCTTCGTGCAGGGCGACCATGTCGCGATCCGCTGGCTCTTCGAGTTCGACTGGCTCGACGGCAGCAGCAGCCGCATCGAGGAGATCGCCTGGCAACGCTGGTCGGGCGAGCGCATCGCGTCCGAGCAGTTCTTCTACGACCCCGCGCAGATGGCGCCGAAGAAGCCCGCGCCATGA
- a CDS encoding antibiotic biosynthesis monooxygenase, whose protein sequence is MIAVIGHIEVEPRAAERLRQLGMRLERATRAEPGCRHYAIGFDAQVAGRAWLSELWDDDGALQAHFETPHMKEFRAGLAALPGLAVDATRYRVEASEVLVRRPRSDAA, encoded by the coding sequence ATGATCGCGGTGATCGGGCATATCGAGGTCGAGCCTCGGGCCGCCGAACGCCTGCGGCAACTGGGCATGAGGCTCGAACGCGCCACGCGCGCGGAGCCGGGCTGCCGCCACTACGCCATCGGGTTCGACGCGCAGGTGGCGGGGCGTGCATGGCTCAGCGAGCTGTGGGATGACGACGGCGCCCTGCAGGCCCATTTCGAGACGCCCCACATGAAGGAATTCCGCGCCGGCCTCGCGGCTTTGCCTGGCCTGGCAGTCGATGCGACGCGCTACCGCGTCGAGGCCAGCGAGGTGCTGGTGCGACGGCCGCGCTCCGACGCGGCATAG
- a CDS encoding CHAT domain-containing protein — MPLPKSLHRLLLSLLLLPLATAAAPPFPPLGPAYTEVGGLVRESDAFDKAGRFRDSDERLRRALQQLPREQAASLSMEAFLAKDLILGRLADTSDARADDAALLAWLEQRAAWRDAFWGREANAALSGRNALALQLCKVGRCREALALQEEIYRLTLKSAGPAARNTLVARHNLAGTLGESGRYGEALAIGEELAAAAQAQWGADDPTTLRMRNAVAVNLSDLGRFAEALKLHEQVYEARRRVLGAQAPDTLSSLASLSATYSALYRHREALAYAQRVHELTAAAHGDADPRSARAASAEAIELRRMGRLGAAHDKARMAWTQLATARGAGHPDTLYALNVYASVLEAQGRHEEAAQRSREALDIRVALMGEQHPLTLAAVHSLGRSVLSAGDANEALALFERAHEGRRALLGDAHPETLLSLIERMGAALAADRLDTVKPLMLRFQRHVESLRAQHGLSVKSRRALFERYVEGYRHHALASVRDGENARAFEIAELSKARTLIESTALQQANRGRLLPAKEQEAVDRHEAELARIDRSLDETGAQVDRRQTLEAERNRVVLSYADLQRRLRAQHPKYAQLSQPHFASLADAKRLLAADSVFVSYLLDGDRVMAFVVDGSGLLQAAELAPLPGLADSIDAYRRLVGDALGEGQAVWQLGPERYRVAPAAQPPQEGAQRVSDAAPIGQWLSKRLIAPLQASIGARRRLIVSPDGALAMLPFEALPVDGELLAQRHSVGYVQSLSMMELLQRRSASYGRLPPRKAMLAIGNPVYEGQAGAAQPSGKRGAAAGDDALLSARASAESEEGIGAAVEELRENSWENLPGTQRELESIARVFRHRQVDLISGTDATEQNLQRLDRGGELAKYRHLLFSVHGYLSPSVPALSALVLGQVDNPPSVDGYVTAAEWPGYTLRSDLVVMSACETGIGKVVAGDGVMGLPYALYVAGNVNTVMTLWPVSDESTARFMEAFFARIERRLPVERALAETKRAFAEGEYGERLRKPAYWAPFVLYGT, encoded by the coding sequence ATGCCATTGCCCAAGTCGCTCCACCGCCTCCTGCTTTCACTGCTCCTGCTGCCGCTGGCCACTGCGGCCGCGCCGCCGTTTCCGCCGCTGGGCCCGGCCTATACGGAAGTCGGCGGCCTCGTCCGCGAATCCGACGCGTTCGACAAAGCCGGCCGCTTTCGCGACAGCGACGAACGGCTTCGCCGCGCGCTGCAGCAATTGCCGCGCGAGCAAGCCGCTTCGCTGTCGATGGAGGCCTTCCTCGCGAAGGACCTGATCCTCGGCCGGCTCGCCGACACCAGCGATGCGCGCGCCGACGATGCCGCGCTGCTGGCCTGGCTCGAACAGCGCGCGGCCTGGCGCGATGCCTTCTGGGGCCGCGAGGCCAATGCGGCGCTGTCGGGCCGCAACGCACTCGCGCTGCAGTTGTGCAAGGTCGGCCGCTGCCGCGAGGCGCTCGCGCTGCAGGAAGAGATTTACCGCCTCACCTTGAAGTCGGCCGGCCCGGCCGCGCGCAACACGCTGGTCGCGCGCCACAATCTCGCGGGCACGCTCGGCGAATCGGGCCGCTATGGCGAGGCGCTGGCGATCGGCGAGGAACTGGCCGCGGCCGCGCAGGCGCAATGGGGCGCCGACGATCCGACAACCCTGCGCATGCGCAATGCGGTGGCGGTGAACCTCAGCGACCTCGGCCGTTTCGCCGAGGCGCTGAAGCTGCACGAGCAGGTCTACGAAGCGCGTCGCCGCGTGCTGGGCGCGCAGGCACCCGACACGCTGAGCTCGCTGGCCAGCCTGTCGGCCACCTACTCGGCGCTGTACCGCCACCGCGAGGCCCTGGCCTATGCGCAGCGCGTGCACGAACTCACGGCCGCCGCCCATGGCGACGCCGATCCGCGCAGCGCGCGAGCCGCGAGCGCCGAGGCCATCGAGCTGCGCCGCATGGGCCGGCTCGGCGCCGCGCACGACAAGGCGCGCATGGCCTGGACGCAGCTCGCGACCGCGCGCGGCGCGGGCCATCCCGACACGCTCTATGCGCTCAACGTCTATGCGAGCGTGCTCGAGGCGCAGGGCCGGCACGAAGAAGCGGCGCAGCGCTCGCGCGAGGCGCTCGACATCCGCGTCGCGCTGATGGGCGAGCAGCATCCGTTGACGCTGGCCGCGGTCCACAGCCTGGGTCGCTCGGTGTTGTCGGCCGGCGATGCGAACGAGGCGCTCGCGCTGTTCGAGCGCGCGCACGAGGGCCGGCGCGCGCTGCTCGGCGACGCGCATCCCGAGACGCTGCTGTCGCTGATCGAGCGCATGGGCGCCGCGCTGGCGGCCGACCGGCTCGACACGGTGAAGCCGCTGATGCTGCGGTTCCAGCGCCACGTGGAGTCGCTGCGCGCACAGCATGGCCTGAGCGTGAAGAGCCGGCGTGCGCTGTTCGAACGCTATGTGGAGGGCTATCGCCACCACGCGCTGGCCAGCGTGCGCGACGGCGAGAACGCGCGGGCCTTCGAGATCGCTGAGCTGTCGAAGGCGCGCACGCTGATCGAGAGCACGGCGCTGCAGCAGGCCAACCGCGGCCGACTGCTGCCCGCGAAGGAGCAGGAGGCGGTCGATCGGCACGAGGCCGAGCTGGCGCGCATCGACCGCAGCCTCGACGAGACCGGCGCGCAGGTCGACCGGCGTCAGACGCTGGAGGCCGAGCGCAACCGCGTGGTGCTGTCCTATGCCGACCTGCAGCGGCGGCTGCGCGCGCAGCATCCGAAGTACGCGCAGCTGTCGCAGCCGCACTTTGCCTCGCTGGCCGATGCGAAGCGCCTGCTGGCGGCCGACAGCGTGTTCGTGAGCTACCTGCTCGATGGCGATCGCGTGATGGCCTTCGTGGTCGATGGCAGCGGGCTGCTGCAGGCTGCCGAGCTCGCACCGCTGCCCGGCCTGGCCGACAGCATCGATGCCTACCGGCGACTCGTGGGCGATGCGCTCGGCGAAGGGCAGGCGGTGTGGCAGCTCGGGCCCGAGCGCTATCGCGTGGCACCGGCCGCGCAGCCGCCTCAGGAAGGCGCTCAACGCGTGAGCGATGCGGCGCCGATCGGGCAATGGCTGTCGAAGCGGCTCATCGCGCCGCTGCAGGCGAGCATCGGCGCGCGGCGGCGGCTGATCGTTTCGCCCGATGGCGCGCTCGCGATGCTGCCGTTCGAGGCGCTGCCGGTCGACGGCGAGCTGCTCGCACAGCGGCACAGCGTGGGCTATGTGCAATCGCTCTCGATGATGGAACTGCTGCAGCGCCGCTCGGCCAGTTACGGCCGCCTGCCACCGCGCAAGGCCATGCTGGCGATCGGCAATCCGGTGTACGAAGGCCAGGCTGGCGCGGCGCAGCCATCGGGCAAACGCGGCGCGGCCGCCGGCGACGATGCGCTGCTGTCGGCCCGCGCCTCGGCCGAGAGCGAGGAAGGCATCGGCGCGGCAGTCGAGGAACTGCGCGAGAACAGCTGGGAGAACTTGCCCGGCACGCAGCGCGAACTCGAGAGCATCGCGCGCGTGTTCCGGCATCGCCAGGTCGACCTGATCAGCGGCACCGACGCGACCGAGCAGAACCTGCAGCGGCTCGACCGCGGCGGCGAGCTCGCCAAATACCGGCACCTGCTGTTCTCGGTGCACGGCTACCTGAGCCCGAGCGTGCCGGCGCTGAGCGCGCTGGTGCTGGGCCAGGTCGACAACCCGCCGTCGGTGGACGGCTATGTCACGGCCGCGGAATGGCCGGGCTACACCTTGCGCAGCGACCTGGTCGTGATGTCGGCCTGCGAGACCGGCATCGGCAAGGTGGTGGCGGGCGACGGCGTGATGGGGCTGCCCTATGCGCTGTACGTGGCGGGCAACGTCAACACGGTGATGACGCTGTGGCCGGTCAGCGACGAGAGCACGGCGCGCTTCATGGAGGCCTTCTTCGCGCGCATCGAGCGCAGGCTGCCGGTGGAGCGCGCGCTGGCGGAAACCAAGCGCGCCTTCGCCGAGGGCGAGTACGGCGAACGCTTGCGCAAGCCCGCCTACTGGGCGCCGTTCGTGCTCTACGGCACCTGA
- a CDS encoding tripartite tricarboxylate transporter substrate binding protein yields the protein MPPFISRKTFLRRLAGSLALALGPAAALAQGFPAKPVTVVVPFVAGSPTDIVARAFASEFSLALNTPVLVDNKPGANQTIAGSYVSRAAPDGYTLFFANLPAVVAPSLRASLPYQGVGDFAPVSDVLTIGFMLVTAPNVPATTLKEFVALLKADPSKYSYGSSGISTPIHLMAEMFNKELGVKTLHVPYKGANQVQLDLMSDRVTYAFLPTGTMDYVRAGKLKAFGLAASQRDPAYPELPTMEESGMPGFKATVNFVLVGPKKTPPDVLAKLNAAANKVVGSDAFYGKVKPVGGVELSRPATTAQVGAHIAAEEARWNALIKRADIQLE from the coding sequence ATGCCACCCTTCATTTCGCGCAAGACCTTCCTTCGACGGCTGGCCGGATCGCTCGCACTGGCCCTCGGGCCCGCCGCGGCGCTGGCCCAGGGTTTTCCCGCCAAGCCCGTGACCGTCGTGGTCCCGTTCGTGGCGGGCAGCCCCACCGACATCGTCGCGCGCGCCTTCGCCAGCGAGTTCTCGCTTGCGCTCAACACGCCGGTGCTGGTGGACAACAAGCCCGGCGCCAACCAGACCATCGCCGGCAGCTACGTGTCGCGCGCGGCGCCCGACGGCTACACCCTGTTCTTCGCCAACCTGCCGGCCGTGGTCGCGCCCTCGCTGCGCGCGAGCCTGCCCTACCAGGGCGTGGGCGACTTCGCGCCGGTGTCCGACGTGCTGACCATCGGCTTCATGCTCGTGACCGCGCCCAACGTGCCGGCCACCACGCTCAAGGAGTTCGTCGCGCTGCTCAAGGCCGACCCGTCGAAGTACTCCTATGGCTCCTCGGGGATCTCGACGCCGATCCACCTGATGGCGGAGATGTTCAACAAGGAGCTCGGCGTCAAGACCCTGCACGTGCCCTACAAGGGCGCCAACCAGGTCCAGCTCGACCTCATGAGCGACCGCGTGACCTACGCCTTCCTGCCGACCGGCACCATGGACTACGTGCGCGCCGGCAAGCTCAAGGCCTTCGGCCTGGCTGCCAGCCAGCGCGACCCGGCCTACCCCGAGCTGCCCACCATGGAGGAGTCGGGCATGCCCGGCTTCAAGGCCACGGTCAACTTCGTGCTCGTCGGCCCGAAGAAGACGCCGCCCGATGTGCTCGCCAAGCTCAACGCCGCGGCCAACAAGGTCGTGGGCAGCGATGCCTTCTACGGCAAGGTCAAGCCCGTGGGCGGCGTCGAGCTGTCGCGGCCCGCAACCACGGCGCAGGTCGGCGCGCACATCGCGGCGGAGGAGGCGCGATGGAATGCGCTGATCAAGCGGGCCGACATCCAGCTCGAGTGA
- a CDS encoding amidohydrolase family protein yields MTTPSIQRPSSQLPPDACDCHTHVFLDEREFPLLPARRYTPPPASIEALAQWHDALGIARVVIVQPSVYGLDNAATLQALRQLGPTRARGVAVIDDATTDAQLQSLDAAGVRGVRVNLEIDREGDARRATAQLRRTAERVAPLGWHVQVYASLPLLADCAAAIRELPVPVVLDHYAGAQAVDGPDTPALAAVLALVEEGRAFVKLSAPYRCSTMPGHADMETLARRFIDCNPERMLWGSDWPHPQPGAAASATEVSAPHEVDNAGVLAQLRQWSPDARTFDRILVDNPARLYGFGGD; encoded by the coding sequence ATGACGACACCATCGATACAGCGGCCCTCGTCGCAGCTCCCGCCCGACGCCTGCGACTGCCACACGCACGTCTTCCTCGACGAGCGCGAGTTTCCGTTGCTGCCCGCGCGCCGCTACACGCCGCCGCCGGCATCGATCGAGGCCCTGGCGCAATGGCATGACGCGCTCGGCATCGCTCGCGTGGTGATCGTGCAGCCCAGCGTCTACGGGCTCGACAACGCGGCGACGCTGCAGGCGCTGCGGCAGCTGGGTCCGACGCGGGCACGCGGCGTGGCGGTGATCGACGACGCCACGACCGACGCGCAATTGCAGTCACTGGACGCGGCCGGCGTGCGCGGCGTGCGCGTCAACCTCGAGATCGACCGTGAGGGCGATGCCCGCCGCGCCACCGCGCAGCTTCGGCGCACGGCCGAACGCGTGGCGCCGCTGGGCTGGCATGTGCAGGTCTATGCGAGCCTGCCGCTGCTGGCCGATTGCGCCGCGGCGATCCGCGAACTGCCGGTGCCGGTGGTGCTCGATCACTACGCGGGCGCGCAGGCGGTGGACGGACCCGACACGCCGGCGCTGGCCGCGGTGCTCGCGCTCGTCGAGGAGGGCCGGGCCTTCGTCAAGCTCTCGGCCCCCTACCGCTGCAGCACGATGCCCGGCCATGCCGACATGGAAACGCTGGCGCGCCGCTTCATCGACTGCAACCCCGAACGCATGCTGTGGGGCAGCGACTGGCCGCATCCGCAGCCGGGCGCGGCCGCCTCGGCCACCGAGGTCAGCGCGCCGCACGAGGTCGACAACGCCGGCGTGCTCGCGCAGTTGCGGCAGTGGTCGCCGGACGCGCGGACCTTCGATCGCATCCTTGTGGACAACCCGGCGCGGCTCTATGGCTTCGGCGGCGACTGA